The Streptomyces sp. NBC_00224 genome has a window encoding:
- the hpnD gene encoding presqualene diphosphate synthase HpnD translates to MSRTVDPHAHVSAPVQAAYSYCEAVTGQQARNFAYGIRLLPTDKRQAMSALYAFSRRVDDIGDGTLPPEAKKQRLEDTRALLGRVAEGAVEEDDTDPVAVALADAARRFPIPLDGLDELIDGVLMDVHGETYETWDDLKVYCRCVAGAIGRLSLGVFGTQPGAPGAERAAEYADTLGLALQLTNILRDVREDAGNGRTYLPADDLAKFGCAAGFHTPVPPAGSDFAGLVHFEVRRARALFAEGYRLLPMLDRRSGACVAAMAGIYRRLLDRIERDPEAVLRGRVSLPGREKAYVAVRGLSGLDTRTVSRQTARRRA, encoded by the coding sequence GTGAGCCGGACCGTGGATCCACACGCACACGTGTCCGCGCCGGTACAGGCCGCGTACAGCTACTGCGAGGCGGTGACCGGACAGCAGGCGCGCAATTTCGCGTACGGCATCAGGCTGCTGCCGACCGACAAGCGCCAGGCGATGTCCGCGCTCTACGCGTTCTCGCGGCGCGTCGACGACATCGGCGACGGCACCCTGCCCCCCGAGGCCAAGAAGCAGCGCCTGGAGGACACCCGCGCGCTGCTCGGCCGGGTCGCCGAGGGCGCGGTCGAGGAGGACGACACCGACCCGGTGGCCGTGGCGCTCGCGGACGCGGCGCGCCGCTTCCCGATCCCGCTGGACGGGCTCGACGAGCTCATCGACGGCGTCCTGATGGACGTGCACGGCGAGACCTATGAGACCTGGGACGACCTGAAGGTCTACTGCCGGTGTGTCGCGGGTGCCATCGGACGGCTCTCCCTGGGCGTGTTCGGTACACAACCGGGCGCACCGGGCGCCGAGCGCGCTGCCGAGTACGCCGACACGCTGGGTCTCGCGCTGCAACTCACCAACATCCTCAGGGACGTTCGCGAGGACGCGGGCAACGGGCGCACCTATCTGCCCGCCGATGACCTGGCGAAGTTCGGGTGCGCCGCGGGCTTCCACACCCCGGTGCCGCCCGCCGGCTCCGACTTCGCGGGCCTGGTCCACTTCGAAGTGCGCCGCGCCCGGGCCCTGTTCGCCGAGGGCTACCGGCTGCTGCCCATGCTCGACCGGCGCAGCGGCGCCTGTGTCGCCGCGATGGCCGGAATCTACCGCCGCCTGCTCGACCGCATCGAGCGCGACCCGGAGGCCGTGCTGCGCGGCCGGGTCTCGCTGCCCGGCCGGGAGAAGGCGTACGTGGCGGTACGCGGACTGTCCGGGCTGGACACCCGTACCGTCTCCCGGCAGACCGCCAGGAGGCGCGCCTGA
- the hpnE gene encoding hydroxysqualene dehydroxylase HpnE, with protein MTTPQPERAVVVGGGLAGITAALELADAGLGVTLIEGRPRLGGLAFSFRRGELTVDNGQHVYLRCCTAYSWFLDRVGGTHLAPLQSRLDVPVLDVAHPGGPRLGRLRRSALPVPLHLARSLATYPHLSLAERASVGRAALALKRLDPADPALDGVDFATWLGRHGQSARTIEALWDLVGVATLNATAPHASLGLAAMVFKTGLLSEPGAADIGWAHVPLGELHDTLARKALASAGVRVETRTKAESVSRTESGGWRVEVSGETLDAEAVVLAVPQREAHDLLPQGALDDPGKLLDIGTAPILNLHVVYDRKVLRQPFFAALGSPVQWVFDRTESSGLAGTPDGRGCQYLAVSQSAAEDEIDEPVAALRARYLPELERLLPAARGAGVRDFFVTRERTATFAPTPGVGRLRPGAHTNAPGLYLAGAWTATGWPATMESAVRSGFSAAGAALAVLGRSHAHPLQEAA; from the coding sequence ATGACAACCCCGCAGCCCGAACGCGCGGTGGTCGTCGGCGGAGGCCTGGCCGGAATCACCGCCGCGCTCGAACTGGCCGACGCCGGCCTCGGCGTGACCCTGATCGAGGGCCGCCCGCGCCTGGGCGGCCTCGCCTTCTCCTTCCGGCGCGGCGAACTCACCGTCGACAACGGCCAGCACGTCTACCTGCGCTGCTGCACGGCCTACAGCTGGTTCCTCGACCGCGTCGGCGGTACGCACCTGGCGCCCCTCCAGAGCCGCCTCGACGTGCCCGTCCTGGACGTCGCCCACCCCGGCGGACCCCGCCTCGGCCGGCTGCGACGCTCGGCCCTGCCCGTCCCGCTGCACCTGGCCAGGAGCCTCGCCACCTATCCGCACCTCTCGCTCGCCGAGCGGGCCTCCGTCGGGCGCGCCGCACTCGCGCTCAAGCGCCTCGACCCGGCCGACCCGGCGCTCGACGGGGTGGACTTCGCGACCTGGCTCGGCCGCCACGGCCAGTCCGCCCGGACCATCGAGGCCCTGTGGGACCTGGTCGGCGTGGCGACCCTGAACGCCACCGCGCCGCACGCCTCCCTGGGGCTCGCCGCGATGGTCTTCAAGACCGGCCTGCTCTCCGAGCCCGGCGCGGCCGACATCGGCTGGGCCCACGTACCGCTGGGCGAGCTGCACGACACGCTGGCCCGCAAGGCGCTCGCCTCGGCCGGGGTCCGCGTCGAGACCCGTACCAAGGCCGAATCCGTCTCCCGTACCGAGAGCGGCGGCTGGCGGGTCGAGGTGAGCGGCGAGACCCTGGACGCCGAGGCGGTCGTGCTGGCCGTTCCGCAGCGCGAGGCGCACGACCTGCTGCCCCAGGGCGCGCTCGACGACCCGGGCAAGCTGCTCGACATCGGCACCGCGCCGATCCTCAACCTCCATGTCGTCTACGACCGCAAGGTGCTGCGGCAGCCGTTCTTCGCCGCCCTCGGCTCGCCCGTGCAGTGGGTCTTCGACCGCACCGAGTCCTCCGGGCTCGCGGGCACTCCCGACGGCCGGGGCTGCCAGTACCTGGCCGTGTCCCAGTCGGCCGCCGAGGACGAGATCGACGAGCCGGTGGCCGCGCTGCGCGCGCGCTATCTGCCCGAGCTCGAACGGCTGCTGCCCGCCGCACGCGGCGCGGGCGTACGGGACTTCTTCGTGACCCGGGAGCGTACGGCGACGTTCGCGCCCACCCCCGGCGTCGGCAGGCTGCGGCCGGGCGCGCACACCAATGCGCCCGGCCTGTACCTGGCGGGCGCGTGGACCGCCACCGGCTGGCCCGCGACCATGGAGAGCGCCGTACGCAGCGGATTCAGCGCCGCGGGCGCGGCTCTCGCCGTACTCGGCCGCTCCCACGCCCACCCGCTTCAGGAGGCGGCATGA
- a CDS encoding polyprenyl synthetase family protein → MTVSTTGTRGETVPTVPSANSAVDTVDVAALLERGRTLSTPVLRTAVDRLAAPMDTVAAYHFGWIDAQGNPADGDGGKAVRPALALLSAEAAGALPEVGVPGAVAVELVHNFSLLHDDLMDGDEQRRHRDTVWKVHGPAQAILVGDALFALANEVLLELGTVEAGRATRRLTTATRKLIDGQAQDISYEHRERVTVEECLEMEGNKTGALLACACSIGAVLGGADDKTADTLEAYGYHLGLAFQAVDDLLGIWGDPEATGKQTWSDLRQRKKSLPVVAALAAGGPASERLGELLAADAKSNDFDTFSEEEFATRAALIEEAGGREWTSQEARRQHAVAIEALSAVDMPERVRAQLTALADFVVVRKR, encoded by the coding sequence ATGACTGTTAGCACCACTGGAACAAGAGGAGAGACCGTGCCGACTGTGCCTTCGGCGAACTCGGCTGTCGACACCGTGGACGTCGCCGCCCTTCTGGAGCGCGGGCGGACGCTGTCCACACCGGTGCTGCGCACGGCCGTGGACCGGCTCGCGGCTCCCATGGACACCGTCGCCGCCTACCACTTCGGGTGGATCGACGCCCAGGGCAACCCGGCGGACGGCGACGGCGGCAAGGCCGTGCGGCCCGCGCTCGCGCTCCTCTCCGCCGAGGCGGCCGGGGCCCTGCCCGAGGTCGGCGTGCCCGGCGCGGTCGCGGTCGAGCTCGTCCACAACTTCTCGCTGCTCCACGACGACCTGATGGACGGCGACGAGCAGCGCCGCCACCGCGACACGGTGTGGAAGGTGCACGGCCCGGCGCAGGCGATCCTCGTCGGCGACGCGCTCTTCGCGCTGGCCAACGAGGTCCTCCTGGAGCTGGGCACGGTCGAGGCGGGGCGCGCCACGCGCCGGCTGACCACCGCGACCCGCAAGCTCATCGACGGCCAGGCCCAGGACATCTCCTACGAGCACCGCGAGCGGGTCACCGTCGAGGAGTGCCTGGAGATGGAGGGCAACAAGACGGGCGCGCTGCTCGCCTGCGCCTGCTCCATCGGCGCGGTGCTCGGCGGCGCGGACGACAAGACGGCCGACACCCTTGAGGCGTACGGCTACCACCTCGGCCTCGCCTTCCAGGCCGTCGACGACCTGCTCGGCATCTGGGGCGACCCGGAGGCCACCGGCAAGCAGACCTGGAGCGACCTGCGCCAGCGCAAGAAGTCCCTGCCGGTGGTGGCCGCGCTCGCGGCCGGCGGCCCGGCCTCGGAGCGCCTGGGCGAGCTGCTCGCCGCCGACGCCAAGAGCAACGACTTCGACACCTTCTCCGAGGAGGAGTTCGCCACCCGGGCGGCGCTCATCGAGGAGGCCGGCGGCCGGGAGTGGACCTCGCAGGAGGCCCGTAGACAGCACGCCGTGGCGATCGAGGCGCTGAGTGCCGTGGACATGCCCGAGCGGGTGCGGGCGCAGCTGACCGCGTTGGCCGACTTCGTGGTCGTACGGAAGAGATGA
- the shc gene encoding squalene--hopene cyclase, with protein sequence MTATTDGSAGATRPPAAAASEATAPPPGADEVLDTARRAADRAVEHLLGRQDALGWWKGDLETNVTMDAEDLLLRQFLGIQDEKTVQAAALFIRGEQRDDGTWATFYGGPSELSATVEAYVALRLAGDRPDDPHMARASAWVRSQGGIAACRVFTRIWLALFGWWKWDDLPELPPELLFLPKWFPLNIYDFGCWARQTIVPLTVVSAKRPVRPAPFALDELHTDARDPNPAKPLAPAASWDGAFQRLDRALHVYHRLAPRRLRRAAMNTAARWIVERQENDGCWGGIQPPAVYSVIALHLLGYDLQHPVMRAGLESLDRFAVWREDGARMIEACQSPVWDTCLATIALADAGLPADHPALVKAVDWMLGEEIVRPGDWAVKKPQLPPGGWAFEFHNDNYPDIDDTAEVILALRRVRHPDPERVEGAIRRAAHWTLGMQSRNGAWAAFDADNTSPFPNRLPFCDFGEVIDPPSADVTAHVVEMLAVEGRAHEPRVRRGIEWLLAEQEASGAWFGRWGVNYVYGTGSVVPALTAAGMPASHPAIRRAVTWLESVQNEDGGWGEDLRSYREEQWIGHGASTASQTAWALLALLAAGEREGKAVERGVAWLAATQLADGSWDEPFFTGTGFPWDFSINYHLYRQVFPLTALGRYVHGEPFSPNGHKGK encoded by the coding sequence ATGACAGCGACGACCGACGGAAGCGCCGGGGCCACGCGGCCCCCGGCCGCCGCGGCCAGCGAAGCGACCGCACCACCACCCGGCGCCGACGAGGTGCTCGACACCGCCCGGCGGGCCGCGGACCGCGCGGTCGAGCATCTGCTGGGCAGGCAGGACGCCCTCGGCTGGTGGAAGGGCGACCTGGAGACCAACGTCACCATGGACGCCGAGGACCTGCTGCTCCGTCAGTTCCTCGGGATCCAGGACGAGAAGACCGTCCAGGCGGCCGCGCTCTTCATCCGGGGCGAGCAGCGCGACGACGGCACCTGGGCCACGTTCTACGGCGGCCCGTCCGAGCTCTCCGCCACCGTCGAGGCGTACGTGGCGCTGCGGCTCGCCGGGGACCGGCCGGACGACCCGCACATGGCGCGGGCCTCGGCGTGGGTCAGGAGCCAGGGCGGCATCGCCGCCTGCCGGGTCTTCACCCGGATCTGGCTGGCCCTGTTCGGCTGGTGGAAGTGGGACGACCTGCCGGAGCTGCCGCCGGAGCTGCTCTTCCTGCCCAAGTGGTTCCCGCTCAACATCTACGACTTCGGCTGCTGGGCCCGGCAGACGATCGTGCCGCTCACCGTGGTCTCCGCCAAGCGGCCGGTGCGGCCCGCGCCCTTCGCGCTCGACGAGCTGCACACCGACGCGCGCGACCCCAACCCCGCCAAGCCGCTCGCTCCCGCCGCGAGCTGGGACGGCGCCTTCCAGCGGCTCGACAGGGCGCTGCACGTCTACCACCGCCTCGCCCCGCGCAGACTGCGCCGCGCCGCGATGAACACCGCCGCCCGCTGGATCGTCGAGCGCCAGGAGAACGACGGCTGCTGGGGCGGGATCCAGCCGCCCGCCGTCTACTCGGTGATCGCCCTGCACCTGCTCGGCTACGACCTCCAGCACCCGGTGATGCGGGCCGGGCTCGAATCCCTCGACCGGTTCGCGGTGTGGCGCGAGGACGGCGCCCGGATGATCGAGGCCTGCCAGTCCCCGGTGTGGGACACCTGCCTCGCCACCATCGCGCTCGCCGACGCCGGGCTGCCCGCCGACCACCCGGCCCTGGTCAAGGCCGTCGACTGGATGCTCGGCGAGGAGATCGTCCGGCCTGGCGACTGGGCGGTGAAGAAGCCCCAACTCCCGCCGGGAGGCTGGGCGTTCGAGTTCCACAACGACAACTACCCGGACATCGACGACACCGCCGAGGTGATCCTCGCGCTGCGCCGGGTGCGCCACCCCGACCCCGAGCGGGTCGAAGGGGCGATCCGCCGGGCCGCGCACTGGACGCTCGGCATGCAGTCGAGGAACGGGGCGTGGGCCGCCTTCGACGCCGACAACACCAGCCCGTTCCCCAACCGGCTGCCGTTCTGCGACTTCGGCGAGGTCATCGACCCGCCGTCGGCCGACGTGACCGCGCACGTGGTGGAGATGCTGGCGGTCGAGGGCCGGGCCCATGAGCCGCGCGTCCGGCGGGGCATCGAGTGGCTCCTCGCCGAACAGGAGGCGAGCGGCGCCTGGTTCGGGCGCTGGGGCGTCAACTACGTCTACGGCACCGGCTCGGTGGTGCCGGCGCTGACTGCGGCCGGCATGCCCGCCTCGCACCCCGCGATCCGCCGGGCCGTCACCTGGCTGGAGTCGGTGCAGAACGAGGACGGCGGCTGGGGCGAGGACCTGCGCTCCTACCGCGAGGAGCAGTGGATCGGGCACGGCGCCTCGACCGCCTCCCAGACCGCCTGGGCGCTGCTCGCGCTGCTGGCGGCGGGGGAGCGGGAGGGCAAGGCGGTCGAGCGTGGCGTCGCCTGGCTCGCCGCGACCCAGCTGGCGGACGGCTCCTGGGACGAGCCGTTCTTCACCGGCACCGGGTTCCCCTGGGACTTCTCGATCAACTACCACCTCTACCGCCAGGTGTTCCCGCTCACCGCGCTCGGCCGCTATGTCCATGGAGAACCGTTCTCCCCCAACGGCCACAAGGGGAAGTGA
- a CDS encoding 1-hydroxy-2-methyl-2-butenyl 4-diphosphate reductase, protein MDVSPALPEPVPLLVACALTIEELALRSGGRGRTPGQVVTVLRSGMGPRAAERAVLRGLGTSANREAAVIASGFCAGLAPGMHPGDLVVASETRDPRGTTACVGTEVLAKALSVALPGRTVHTGPLTGSDHVVRGHERAELRATGAIAVDMESAATLWSAVGAGERPVAAVRVVVDAPEHELVRIGTVRGGISAFRVLRAVLPAFFEWHRSLPLPRR, encoded by the coding sequence ATGGACGTGAGCCCCGCCCTGCCGGAGCCCGTACCGCTGCTGGTCGCCTGCGCCCTCACCATCGAGGAGCTGGCGCTGCGCAGCGGCGGCCGGGGCCGCACCCCCGGCCAGGTGGTGACCGTGCTGCGCAGCGGCATGGGACCCAGGGCCGCCGAGCGGGCCGTGCTGCGGGGCCTGGGCACATCGGCGAACCGCGAGGCGGCCGTGATCGCCTCCGGTTTCTGCGCCGGCCTGGCCCCCGGGATGCACCCCGGGGACCTGGTCGTCGCCTCGGAGACCCGCGACCCGCGCGGCACCACTGCCTGCGTGGGTACGGAGGTGCTGGCCAAGGCGCTGAGCGTGGCGCTGCCCGGCCGCACCGTGCACACCGGTCCGCTCACCGGCTCCGACCACGTGGTGCGTGGTCACGAACGGGCCGAGCTGCGCGCGACCGGGGCGATCGCCGTGGACATGGAGTCCGCGGCGACGCTGTGGAGCGCCGTCGGGGCCGGAGAGCGTCCGGTTGCGGCCGTACGGGTGGTCGTGGACGCTCCAGAACATGAACTCGTCCGGATTGGCACGGTACGCGGTGGAATATCGGCTTTCCGCGTTCTTCGTGCCGTCCTTCCCGCTTTCTTTGAATGGCACCGTTCTTTGCCGCTCCCCAGGAGGTGA
- the hpnH gene encoding adenosyl-hopene transferase HpnH, translated as MAMPLRQSIRVGTYLFEQKLRKREKFPLIVELEPLFACNLKCEGCGKIQHPAGILKQRMPVAQAVGAVLESGAPMVSIAGGEPLMHPQIDEIVRQLVAKKKYVFLCTNALLLRKKLEKFTPSPYFAFAVHIDGLRERHDESVAKEGVFDEAVAAIKEAKRHGFRVTTNSTFFNTDTPQTIIEVLNFLNDDLQVDEMMISPAYAYEKAPDQEHFLGVEQTRELFKKAFSGGNRRRWRLNHSPLFLDFLEGKADFPCTAWAIPNYSLFGWQRPCYLMSDGYVPTYRQLVEETDWDKYGRGKDDRCANCMAHCGYEPTAVLATMGSLKESLRAVRETVQGNRG; from the coding sequence ATGGCCATGCCGCTTCGCCAGTCCATCAGGGTCGGGACCTATCTTTTTGAACAGAAGCTCCGCAAGCGTGAGAAGTTCCCGCTGATCGTCGAGCTGGAGCCGCTCTTCGCCTGCAATCTGAAGTGCGAGGGCTGTGGGAAGATCCAGCATCCGGCCGGGATCCTGAAGCAGCGCATGCCGGTGGCGCAAGCCGTCGGCGCCGTCCTGGAGTCGGGCGCCCCGATGGTCTCCATCGCGGGCGGCGAGCCCCTGATGCACCCTCAGATCGATGAGATCGTGCGCCAGTTGGTGGCGAAGAAGAAGTACGTCTTCCTCTGCACCAACGCCCTGCTGCTGCGCAAGAAGCTGGAGAAGTTCACCCCGTCCCCGTACTTCGCGTTCGCCGTGCACATCGACGGGCTGCGCGAGCGGCACGACGAGTCGGTGGCGAAGGAGGGCGTGTTCGACGAGGCGGTGGCGGCGATCAAGGAGGCCAAGCGCCACGGCTTCCGGGTCACCACCAACTCCACCTTCTTCAACACCGACACCCCGCAGACGATCATCGAGGTGCTCAACTTCCTCAACGACGACCTCCAGGTCGACGAGATGATGATCTCGCCCGCGTACGCCTACGAGAAGGCGCCCGACCAGGAGCACTTCCTGGGAGTCGAGCAGACCCGCGAGCTCTTCAAGAAGGCGTTCTCCGGGGGCAACCGGCGCCGCTGGCGGCTCAACCACTCCCCGCTCTTCCTGGACTTCCTGGAGGGCAAGGCGGACTTCCCCTGCACGGCCTGGGCGATCCCCAACTACTCGCTCTTCGGCTGGCAGCGGCCCTGCTATCTGATGAGCGACGGGTACGTACCGACGTACCGGCAGCTCGTGGAGGAGACCGACTGGGACAAGTACGGCCGGGGCAAGGACGACCGGTGCGCCAACTGCATGGCGCACTGCGGCTACGAGCCCACCGCCGTCCTCGCGACCATGGGGTCGCTCAAGGAGTCGCTGCGCGCGGTCCGCGAGACCGTGCAGGGAAACCGCGGGTGA